Proteins found in one Aspergillus puulaauensis MK2 DNA, chromosome 8, nearly complete sequence genomic segment:
- a CDS encoding putative RNA binding protein Jsn1 (COG:A;~EggNog:ENOG410PFWH;~InterPro:IPR001313,IPR000504,IPR011989,IPR035979, IPR012677,IPR016024,IPR033133;~PFAM:PF00806,PF00076;~go_function: GO:0003676 - nucleic acid binding [Evidence IEA];~go_function: GO:0003723 - RNA binding [Evidence IEA]), with the protein MLPVTRPEGHMSLNYIPTTQPMSGTSTGRSSPSDSSANAAIKPPFGSSTSLNGTAGSIGSARLGAGSPSHELGARLYSKRAREIQAEEGVSPFWGPPTSGHSTPLRENIPESPSQEGFPDLVPPTSSSVNGPARRTRAGTVPSRFSPVGVLNEANLQQPFVSQTSRPTPSTSPFRPTGVSGIDTGIKPPTTMGGSGTGNLSRLRAGSMPQRTNFLGSSGPFGPSLFSTNWGSGRDRATTLTSIRSSEGPTSPSQSSFSRDGLTDSDVKTLDYLGLAETPQQARANLVRPSVDVLLQQQQQQQQQQTSLPPLLAELAMIKNNSRIRSYSVNAKEKYADDEDLEYESRYSQLPSGTVTPSAAATAAQLAATQAQIHQHNLAVQAFANHATANRPRARTAGVLEAPPQRSSIRNYLATPSRLENSFSAADLNIAETGEYDDLTEAVQMMHLAGGGGANMGIRTTTDLVDENNQDGPTRALWIGSIPVSTTVTSLEAIFSMYGKIESTRVLTHKNCGFVNFERIESAVQAKSLLNGKEIFPGAGPVRIGYAKVPGSSNAGTPGVNGTQPSPTPDPNSKSTAPDVEKFSGGTSVPQLPSLPDLQLEMIQIVKEFGATDDDAAKITANIQQAIAFQGFNDEIPSIPEPNQTRMFDAPRLRDIRKRIDNGACSIQEIEETAVAMLPEIAELASDYLGNTVVQKLFEFCSEPTKEQMLVPIAPHLGEIGVHKNGTWAAQKIIDVAKTPMQMRMIVDALRPYTVPLFLDQYGNYVLQCCLRFGSPYNDFVFETMLSRMWEVSQGRFGARAMRACLESHHATKDQQRMLAAAIALHSVQLATNANGALLLTWFLDTCTFPHRRTVLAPRLVPHLVHLCTHKVAYLTVLKVINQRNEPEAREIVLKALFFSPGDEVLEKILSDQTSGATLIFKVLTTPFFDESMRAEVVKNVSKVLTKLKATPSQGYKRLMDEVGLSARGSSRDNHHGRESTGHASNPEKQQHRPTSRQASSNYSSQPSMDRQYSGQFPTMNQNLDGARSLPTEQSQNPGQFEPYPVNGVGGLGSAGAMNGLNGAGFGQDPMIPLAQQQMQYQAYLAAQSRGVSPGGLYPPLGNSNYGYPPGSDNLRGMQSQPGPMSGAPGQINPGPLLNQSPYAPQQFSPVMGTAQMYQYPPQYYSQAPPVQGQPSGGRRGRR; encoded by the exons ATGCTACCGGTGACACGGCCCGAGGGTCATATGAGCCTCAATTATATTCCTACTACCCAACCCATGTCTGGGACTTCTACTGGTCGCAGTTCTCCAAGTGATTCGTCCGCAAATGCCGCCATTAAGCCTCCATTTGGGTCGTCTACTAGTCTCAATGGTACTGCAGGCTCAATTGGAAGTGCAAGATTAGGGGCTGGATCCCCGTCTCACGAACTTGGTGCCCGCTTATACTCAAAACG TGCACGCGAGATACAAGCGGAAGAAGGCGTCTCTCCGTTTTGGGGTCCTCCAACCAGCGGCCATTCTACCCCTCTGCGTGAAAATATTCCCGAGTCACCCAGCCAGGAGGGTTTTCCGGACCTCGTGCCTCCTACAAGTAGCTCTGTGAACGGGCCTGCACGGAGAACTCGAGCTGGCACAGTCCCGTCTCGATTTTCCCCAGTCGGCGTTCTCAACGAGGCGAACCTTCAGCAGCCTTTTGTGTCCCAAACTTCCCGACCCACGCCTTCGACCAGCCCGTTCAGACCCACTGGTGTGTCTGGTATCGACACAGGCATCAAGCCTCCGACAACCATGGGTGGCAGCGGCACGGGTAATCTCTCCCGCCTTCGGGCTGGCTCAATGCCGCAACGCACCAACTTCCTGGGGTCTTCAGGACCATTCGGCCCGTCACTATTCTCCACGAACTGGGGCTCCGGCCGTGATCGAGCAACAACCCTTACCAGCATTAGGTCTTCCGAGGGTCCGACTTCGCCTAGTCAATCGTCCTTCTCGCGAGACGGACTCACAGATAGTGATGTGAAGACTTTGGACTATCTTGGTCTCGCAGAAACCCCGCAGCAAGCTCGGGCCAATCTTGTACGACCGTCCGTTGACGTTCTACtccaacagcagcaacaacagcagcagcagcagacgtcCCTTCCTCCGCTACTTGCTGAGCTAGCGATGATAAAGAACAACAGCCGTATCCGCTCTTACTCGGTCAATGCAAAGGAAAAGtatgctgatgatgaagacctcGAGTACGAAAGTCGCTACTCACAACTCCCCTCGGGAACTGTTACACCATCCGCAGCCGCCACAGCTGCCCAGTTGGCCGCAACTCAAGCTCAGATTCATCAACATAACCTGGCAGTGCAGGCGTTTGCAAACCATGCGACAGCTAATCGACCCCGCGCGAGGACAGCAGGCGTTCTCGAAGCTCCTCCGCAGCGATCATCCATTCGCAATTATCTTGCAACACCGTCGCGTCTGGAAAATAGTTTCAGTGCTGCCGATTTGAACATTGCCGAAACTGGTGAATATGATGATCTGACAGAGGCTGTTCAAATGATGCATCTAGCTGGAGGCGGTGGCGCCAACATGGGAATTCGCACTACTACGGACCTGGTTGACGAGAACAACCAAGATGGCCCAACTCGAGCCCTCTGGATAGGCAGTATCCCCGTTTCCACGACTGTAACATCTCTGGAGGCTATTTTCAGCATGTACGGCAAAATTGAGTCCACGCGTGTACTGACCCATAAGAATTGTGGGTTTGTCAATTTTGAGCGTATTGAGAGCGCTGTCCAAGCCAAGTCTTTGCTCAACGGAAAGGAAATCTTCCCTGGTGCTGGTCCTGTTCGAATCGGATACGCCAAGGTGCCTGGGTCATCTAACGCTGGGACACCTGGAGTCAACGGTACCCAACCTTCACCAACGCCAGATCCGAATTCGAAATCGACTGCCCCCGATGTGGAAAAATTCAGCGGCGGAACCAGTGTTCCTCAGCTACCTTCGCTCCCTGATCTCCAGCTTGAAATGATACAGATTGTCAAAGAATTCGGGGCAACTGACGATGACGCCGCCAAGATTACCGCGAATATTCAGCAGGCGATTGCCTTTCAGGGATTCAACGACGAGATTCCGTCGATCCCTGAACCGAACCAAACTAGAATGTTTGATGCCCCTCGCCTTCGTGACATTCGCAAAAGGATCGATAATGGAGCCTGTTCAATTCAGGAAATTGAGGAGACCGCGGTGGCAATGCTCCCCGAAATTGCGGAGCTTGCTTCCGATTATCTAGGTAACACTGTTGTTCAGAAACTATTTGAGTTCTGCTCCGAGCCTACGAAAGAACAAATGCTAGTCCCGATCGCACCTCATCTAGGTGAAATTGGCGTGCACAAGAATGGTACCTGGGCAGCACAAAAGATCATTGATGTTGCCAAAACGCCGATGCAAATGCGGATGATCGTTGACGCTCTTCGACCGTATACTGTACCTCTATTCCTGGACCAATACGGAAACTATGTCCTCCAATGCTGCCTGCGCTTCGGGTCCCCCTACAATGATTTCGTGTTCGAGACTATGTTAAGCCGGATGTGGGAGGTCTCGCAAGGTCGATTTGGAGCTCGAGCTATGCGTGCCTGTCTAGAAAGCCATCATGCTACGAAGGATCAACAACGGATGCTCGCAGCAGCGATCGCTCTCCATAGTGTGCAGCTCGCCACAAATGCCAACGGCGCTCTATTGCTTACTTGGTTCTTGGATACCTGCACCTTCCCCCATCGTCGTACTGTGCTGGCGCCGAGATTAGTTCCTCACCTAGTGCACCTCTGCACACACAAGGTTGCGTATCTGACGGTTCTTAAAGTGATCAATCAACGGAACGAGCCCGAGGCTCGGGAAATTGTGTTGAAAGCCCTATTTTTTAGTCCAGGGGACGAGGTGCTGGAGAAGATCCTGAGTGACCAAACCTCGGGTGCCACGTTGATTTTTAAGGTTCTGACAACACCATTCTTTGATGAGTCGATGCGAGCAGAAGTCGTAAAGAACGTCTCGAAAGTTCTTACCAAACTAAAAGCCACACCAAGCCAGGGTTACAAACGTTTAATGGACGAAGTTGGTCTTTCTGCTCGGGGTAGCTCTCGTGATAATCATCACGGTCGTGAGAGTACCGGCCACGCTTCTAATCCCgagaaacagcagcatcggCCCACTTCCCGACAAGCGTCTTCCAATTATTCATCGCAGCCGTCCATGGATAGGCAATATAGCGGGCAGTTTCCCACCATGAATCAAAACCTTGATGGCGCGCGGTCTTTGCCAACCGAACAGTCCCAGAATCCAGGGCAATTTGAGCCTTACCCTGTCAATGGCGTTGGTGGTCTTGGTTCTGCCGGTGCCATGAATGGTTTGAATGGGGCCGGCTTCGGTCAGGATCCTATGATACCTCTCGCACAACAGCAGATGCAGTATCAAGCATATCTTGCAGCGCAATCTCGGGGTGTATCACCAGGTGGTCTCTATCCGCCTCTGGGAAATTCTAACTACGGATATCCCCCTGGATCGGACAACCTTCGAGGCATGCAAAGCCAACCTGGTCCCATGTCAGGAGCCCCAGGCCAAATCAATCCGGGGCCATTGCTCAACCAGTCACCTTATGCTCCCCAACAATTCAGCCCTGTCATGGGCACAGCCCAGATGTATCAGTACCCCCCTCAATATTACTCTCAAGCACCCCCTGTACAAGGACAGCCGTCCGGGGGACGACGCGGACGT CGCTGA
- a CDS encoding deubiquitination module subunit SGF73 (COG:B;~EggNog:ENOG410QEC0;~InterPro:IPR013243,IPR037804;~PFAM:PF08313;~go_component: GO:0000124 - SAGA complex [Evidence IEA]) — protein MPTNGDIGRASPAASGSGSFIDASGFKFSEKDTKPGKIKLKKAGKLGKKKDNKEPPNSPGSSPILPEIDEKTMSVFPTGKPREEDHIETVVCKTCKRPVLKQNAAEHIRGCIRAKQEKARKKKEARDAANRAKAGEKDGDEDGAGGDKGDGDDTVKAQKSAKKSAVKGMAEDGTKKGKKRKAEGDDDNKDKEPKKKKKKEEQKPKAPKPKGPVDVEKQCGVPLPNGAQCARSLTCKSHSMGAKRAVPGRSLPYDMLLQAYQKKNQARQQKAAIDANAPLQDDLENNGPVDSDEEKDAVMAAISRSQPQPLVSHTLISTKKKYQYVRIKEMLSHALGGARGGGLFSTGDQVNSPIEGNLFQPMDDIDIADAPGDIDLDNANLTASDVARKTPVVAGS, from the exons ATGCCTACAAACGGCGACATCGGTCGAG CATCGCCGGCCGCGTCAGGCTCTGGAAGCTTCATCGATGCATCGGGATTCAAGTTCTCCGAGAAGGATACCAAGCCGGGCAAGatcaagctgaagaaggcagGGAAACTAGGGAAAAAGAAGG ACAACAAAGAACCACCCAATTCACCTGGCTCATCGCCGATCCTGCCGGAGATCGATGAGAAGACGATGTCTGTTTTCCCCACGGGGAAGCCGCGCGAAGAGGACCACATCGAGACTGTAGTTTGCAAGACTTGCAAGAGGCCGGTCCTCAAGCAGAATGCTGCAGAGCATATCAGGGGATGTATAAGGgcgaagcaggagaaggcgcggaagaagaaggaggctcGGGATGCGGCTAATAGAGCCAAGGCCGGAGAGaaagatggcgatgaggatggcgcgGGTGGCGATAAGGGTGACGGAGATGATACGGTGAAGGCTCAGAAAAGCGCAAAGAAGAGTGCCGTCAAGGGCATGGCGGAAGATGGGACGAAGAAaggcaagaagcgcaaggcggagggtgatgatgataacaaggacaaggagccgaagaagaaaaagaagaaggaagaacagAAACCAAaggcgccgaagccgaagggtcctgttgatgttgagaagCAATGTGGTGTTCCTCTGCCGAATGGTGCTCAGTGTGCCCGGTCGTTAACTTGCAAGAGTCATTCCATGGGTGCAAAGCGTGCCGTGCCTGGACGGTCTTTGCCGTATGACATGTTACTCCAAGCATATCAAAAGAAGAACCAGGCTCGTCAACAGA AGGCGGCTATCGACGCAAACGCACCACTCCAAGACGACTTGGAAAACAATGGTCCTGTCGACTcagacgaagagaaagacgcTGTCATGGCAGCAATTTCGCGCTCTCAACCGCAACCGCTGGTCAGCCACACTTTGATATCTACCAAGAAGAAGTATCAGTATGTACGAATCAAGGAAATGCTTTCACATGCGCTGGGTGGTGCCCGCGGTGGTGGGCTCTTTTCAACTGGCGACCAAGTCAACAGTCCAATTGAGGGGAATCTCTTCCAGCCGATGGACGATATCGACATAGCGGATGCTCCGGGCGATATTGACTTGGATAATGCCAACCTCACCGCGTCAGATGTTGCGAGGAAAACTCCGGTAGTGGCGGGCTCATAG
- the CEG1 gene encoding mRNA guanylyltransferase (BUSCO:EOG09262K8L;~COG:A;~EggNog:ENOG410PG3F;~InterPro:IPR017075,IPR001339,IPR012340,IPR013846;~PFAM:PF03919,PF01068,PF01331;~go_component: GO:0031533 - mRNA cap methyltransferase complex [Evidence IEA];~go_function: GO:0004484 - mRNA guanylyltransferase activity [Evidence IEA];~go_process: GO:0006370 - 7-methylguanosine mRNA capping [Evidence IEA]) yields the protein MGNSVPDLDAVGMKAEPELADQFRREVAELLGRKNLNFPGAQPVSFSRHHLTELQREDYYVCEKTDGIRCLMYFARGEPDSDNPEIHYLIDRKNEYRYVPNLHFPLPNDDTFQSFHVDTLVDGELVNDTYDDGSQQLKFLVFDCLVLDGQSLMHRTLDKRLAYFKEKVLKPYNALYQRFPEEKQHRVFTVEDKSTQFSYGIEMMFREVIPKVKRIHGNDGLIFTCRSTPYRIGTDEHILKWKPPAENTIDFRLRLEFPVLEPDTDDEADGITEPYPDYDALPIFHLFVLHNNDQYQPFSEMYVTPSEWEDLKALQMPLDDAIVECSKDETGRWRFHRVRDDKADANHFTTVDKVLQSIEDRVTEEDLIRTAPAIKTAWKKRAQGGDFDDRKPRARPAGPPHVNGNGVKRKFEE from the coding sequence ATGGGGAATTCTGTGCCTGATCTCGATGCCGTCGGCATGAAGGCAGAGCCTGAGCTCGCTGATCAATTCCGCAGAGAGGTCGCAGAGCTACTAGGTCGCAAAAACCTCAACTTCCCCGGCGCCCAACCGGTCAGCTTTTCCAGACACCACCTCACCGAACTACAACGCGAAGATTATTATGTATGTGAAAAGACGGACGGCATCCGCTGCCTTATGTACTTTGCGCGCGGGGAGCCAGACTCAGACAACCCGGAAATTCACTACCTGATCGATCGCAAAAACGAGTACCGCTACGTTCCGAACCTGCACTTTCCCCTGCCAAACGATGATACCTTCCAGTCTTTCCACGTGGATACGCTGGTGGATGGTGAGCTTGTCAACGACACATACGATGATGGCTCCCAGCAGCTAaagttcctcgtcttcgactGCCTCGTATTGGACGGTCAGAGCCTGATGCACCGCACTCTCGACAAACGTCTCGCATACTTTAAGGAGAAGGTTCTGAAGCCTTATAACGCGCTTTATCAGCGCTTCCCCGAAGAAAAACAGCACCGAGTTTTCACAGTCGAAGACAAATCTACCCAGTTCAGCTACGGCATCGAGATGATGTTTCGTGAAGTGATCCCCAAAGTGAAGAGAATACACGGTAATGATGGActcatcttcacctgccGCAGCACACCGTACCGCATCGGTACGGATGAGCACATTCTGAAATGGAAACCTCCCGCCGAAAACACCATCGACTTCCGGCTTCGCCTCGAATTCCCCGTCCTCGAACCGGACAccgacgacgaagcagacGGCATCACAGAACCTTACCCTGACTATGACGCTCTCCCCATATTCCACCTTTTCGTCCTCCACAATAATGATCAATACCAACCATTCAGCGAGATGTACGTTACCCCGTCTGAATGGGAAGACCTCAAGGCTCTCCAGATGCCACTCGACGACGCAATCGTGGAATGCTCGAAGGACGAGACTGGCCGATGGCGCTTCCACAGAGTGCGCGACGATAAAGCAGACGCAAATCATTTTACCACCGTGGACAAGGTATTACAAAGCATCGAGGACCGCGTTACGGAGGAAGACCTCATCCGCACTGCGCCGGCTATCAAAACAGCTTGGAAAAAGCGTGCCCAGGGGGGTGACTTTGATGATCGGAAACCGCGTGCAAGGCCGGCTGGCCCACCGCATGTAAACGGGAATGGAGTTAAGAGGAAATTCGAGGAATAA
- the OST1 gene encoding dolichyl-diphosphooligosaccharide--protein glycotransferase subunit OST1 (BUSCO:EOG092628A0;~COG:O;~EggNog:ENOG410PJD1;~InterPro:IPR007676;~PFAM:PF04597;~SECRETED:SignalP(1-24);~TransMembrane:1 (n4-16c24/25o479-500i);~go_component: GO:0016021 - integral component of membrane [Evidence IEA];~go_process: GO:0006486 - protein glycosylation [Evidence IEA]), with protein MRPLATVVTAFCGLVLSSSSIVSAHSTSTSSKAVPPADFKPPQVFKNANLVRNTNLEKGYARETINVVVENVDKQPQSEYYLSFPSDVFDRVGGLEVRNKKEAEKGRFDVEATELASPSDFQYFLVRFPEPLAPSSQLTLGISYSLLNSLQPRPAAIEQTDRQFLTYSFSAYVPSAYQTVTQKTKVKFGSTNVPDYTTTDLKSGADPERQGSIYTYGPYDTAKVAPGTSYPITVRYEFTKPVITASLLERDLEVSHWGGNLATEERYWLHNNGSKLLNQFSRVDWTVSNYQQAPSSAVRELKYPLKPGSVDPYFIDDIGNVSTSRYRPGLRNRDGNLDLKPRFPIFGGWNYSFRIGWNNDLSRFLRQAASTTDSYVLKVPFLEGPKMDEGIQYEKVVLRVVLPEGARNVRYETLESTSSNGLPGASQIQSSLSTHKTFMDTIGRTTLTLTVDGLTDEARDSQLLVTYDYSFWDGMRKPITFTLGLFSVFAAAWAITNIDVSIKKR; from the exons ATGAGGCCGTTGGCTACCGTTGTTACTGCGTTCTGCGGGCTTGTcctgtccagcagctctATAGTTTCCGCCcattccacctccacctcgtCAAAAGCTGTGCCCCCCGCCGACTTCAAGCCCCCTCAGGTGTTTAAGAATGCGAATCTGGTCCGGAATACGAATTTAGAGAAGGGCTACGCTCGTGAGACCATCAACGTGGTTGTCGAGAATGTGGATAAACAACCCCAGAGCGAGTACTATCTGTCCTTCCCATCGGACGTATTCGACCGTGTTGGAGGGCTAGAAGTCCGCaataagaaagaagcagagaaagGAAGGTTTGATGTGGAAGCTACAGAGCTTGCCTCGCCCAG TGACTTTCAATACTTCCTTGTCCGCTTCCCTGAGCCTCTTGCTCCCTCATCGCAGCTTACTCTTGGAATATCGTACTCGCTCCTGAACTCTCTCCAGCCACGCCCGGCTGCCATTGAGCAGACGGATCGTCAGTTCCTCACTTATTCTTTCTCCGCATATGTACCCTCCGCCTACCAGACCGTGACGCAGAAGACCAAAGTCAAGTTTGGAAGTACAAATGTGCCCGATTACACAACGACCGATCTCAAATCAGGAGCGGATCCCGAACGTCAGGGCTCGATCTACACCTATGGACCCTACGACACTGCCAAGGTCGCCCCGGGCACAAGCTACCCCATTACTGTTCGCTATGAGTTTACGAAGCCGGTGATCACAGCCTCTCTGCTGGAACGAGACCTGGAAGTTTCTCACTGGGGTGGCAACCTGGCCACGGAAGAGCGCTACTGGCTCCATAACAACGGCTCCAAGCTCCTAAACCAGTTCTCCCGCGTGGACTGGACTGTTTCGAACTACCAACAAGCCCCTTCATCAGCTGTTAGAGAGTTGAAATACCCTCTCAAGCCAGGCTCAGTGGACCCTTACTTTATTGACGACATCGGAAACGTCTCCACGAGCCGCTACCGCCCAGGGCTTAGGAACCGCGATGGTAACCTGGACCTCAAACCCCGCTTCCCCATCTTCGGTGGCTGGAACTACAGTTTCCGCATTGGTTGGAACAACGACCTCTCGCGCTTTTTGCGCCAGGCAGCTTCCACCACCGATTCTTATGTGCTCAAGGTCCCGTTCCTCGAGGGACCTAAGATGGACGAAGGTATTCAGTACGAGAAGGTGGTTTTGCGTGTCGTCCTCCCCGAGGGTGCTCGAAATGTGCGCTACGAGACTCTCGAAAGCACCTCCAGCAATGGGCTGCCCGGTGCGAGCCAGATCCAATCGTCGTTGTCCACTCACAAGACCTTCATGGATACCATTGGCCGCACCACTTTGACCCTTACTGTGGACGGCCTCACTGACGAGGCACGCGACTCCCAGCTTCTG GTTACCTACGATTACTCCTTCTGGGATGGAATGCGCAAGCCCATTACTTTTACACTCGGTCTATTCAGTGTCTTTGCGGCAGCCTGGGCAATTACAAACATCGATGTCAGCATCAAGAAGCGATAG
- a CDS encoding pseudouridine-5'-phosphate glycosidase/carbohydrate kinase family protein (COG:Q;~EggNog:ENOG410PFDK;~InterPro:IPR029056,IPR022830,IPR007342,IPR011611, IPR002173;~PFAM:PF04227;~go_function: GO:0016773 - phosphotransferase activity, alcohol group as acceptor [Evidence IEA];~go_function: GO:0016798 - hydrolase activity, acting on glycosyl bonds [Evidence IEA]), translating to MFALRASYSRHFCRASRLGAATGIARATRQNHSFAQSKFFQVSEEVRDAVATGKPVVALESTIYTHGFPYPESVALASLLETVVRANGGVPATIGVLNGVARVGLLADELIELASTAEKKNALKVSRRDLGYICGLGMAGKPLHGGTTVSGTMVLAHLAGIRIFGTGGLGGVHRGAESSMDISADLTELGRTPVAVVSSGCKSFLDIPRTLEYLETEGVCVGTFADGRQGSVDIPAFFSRDSGIQSPKVIENEAEAAAIIHAQSKLPVTSGMLFANPVPTEHSIPQSEIDAAIDEAVRIADLEGHRGSNNTPFILAKIKELSGGKTVAANRALVEANVRRAARVAVELSKLERSTVSSKQHIPAITPIGMADQAPSSVTKSKSRLEDKPAAPVEKVDILVAGSLAIDLACDYVPNSGRETTPALRTSNPAVIEQSLGGVGHNVAFASRSLGPSVMFCSVVGDDLGGRAAISSLRQEDLPTSGVQVLPTSSGARTAQYIAVNDTKKDLHLAMADMGILQLPAGILDFEGFWEPIVSSTKPQWVVVDANWSPELLSKWVTTANRNGARVAFEPVSAAKSRALFKKSPEIEAAVGESACVPNNSVNLAAPNEFELAAMYGTARENGLFDSSNWWQIVDAMGMSSSGSRERLVAMTSGALVDAGIPQQSIQLLPFLPCIITKLGARGTLLTQMLKPGDPRLTDPEYSPYILSRAASTEKLIGGVYMRLFPPAAEIADGAIVSVNGAGDTLLGAVIAGLASGRKRVEDVLPLAQEASLLTLKSPGGVSTELAQLQSRFKAITP from the exons ATGTTTGCACTTAGGGCTTCGTACAGCCGGCACTTCTGCAGGGCATCCCGTTTGGGAGCAGCCACTGGCATCGCTCGCGCTACACGACAAAACCATAGTTTCGCCCAGAGCAAATTCTTTCAGGTTTCCGAGGAGGTTCGAGATGCGGTCGCTACGGGGAAGCCAGTGGTGGCTTTAGAATCCACCATTTACACACATG GCTTCCCATATCCGGAAAGTGTAGCGCTTGCATCGCTACTAGAAACTGTTGTTCGCGCCAATGGCGGTGTTCCTGCGACAATTGGTGTCCTGAATGGCGTGGCTCGAGTCGGCCTCCTCGCCGATGAGCTCATCGAGTTAGCATCAacagcagagaagaagaacgccCTGAAAGTATCCCGCCGGGATCTTGGTTATATATGCGGCCTG GGCATGGCCGGAAAACCGCTTCATGGAGGGACAACAGTATCCGGTACTATGGTCCTCGCGCATCTAGCGGGTATCCGGATTTTTGGGACAGGCGGTCTCG GCGGCGTACATCGCGGCGCGGAGTCATCCATGGATATATCTG CCGATTTGACCGAACTCGGTCGAACCCCGGTGGCAGTTGTCAGCTCCGGCTGTAAAAGTTTTCTTGATATTCCTCGGACACTAGAATACCTTGAGACAGAGGGCGTCTGCGTCGGAACGTTTGCAGACGGTCGCCAGGGGTCCGTTGACATCCCGGCGTTCTTTAGCCGCGACAGTGGGATCCAAAGCCCAAAGGTTATTGAAAatgaggcggaggcggcCGCGATTATTC ATGCACAATCAAAACTACCGGTTACGTCGGGGATGCTTTTCGCTAACCCCGTCCCGACGGAGCATTCAATCCCCCAGAGTGAAATCGACGCTGCTATTGATGAGGCCGTCCGTATAGCGGATCTTGAAGGCCATCGTGGTAGCAACAACACGCCATTCATTCTAGCAAAAATCAAGGAGCTTAGCGGCGGGAAGACAGTGGCAGCCAACCGGGCTCTAGTTGAGGCAAATGTCAGGCGTGCAGCACGGGTTGCAGTGGAGCTCTCGAAATTGGAACGTTCTACAGTGTCTAGCAAACA ACATATACCAGCGATTACACCCATCGGTATGGCTGACCAGGCTCCTTCTTCAGTGACTAAGTCAAAATCCCGATTAGAAGATAAACCTGCGGCACCAGTAGAAAAGGTTGATATCCTGGTTGCTGGGTCTCTTGCGATAGATCTCGCATGCGACTATGTTCCTAATTCAGGACGCGAGACCACACCCGCGTTGCGGACATCCAATCCTGCGGTCATTGAGCAAAGCCTTGGCGGGGTGGGCCACAACGTTGCCTTTGCCTCGAGGTCTCTAGGCCCTTCCGTCATGTTTTGCAGCGTTGTCGGTGATGACTTGGGTGGCCGCGCCGCGATATCATCCCTACGGCAAGAGGACCTTCCCACGAGTGGCGTGCAGGTGCTACCCACATCATCTGGGGCACGCACTGCGCAGTACATCGCCGTGAACGATACGAAAAAGGATCTCCATTTGGCCATGGCCGATATGGGGATTTTGCAACTCCCCGCGGGGATACTGGACTTTGAAGGTTTCTGGGAACCGATTGTTTCCAGTACCAAACCGCAGTGGGTAGTTGTCGACGCCAACTGGAGTCCAGAATTGCTGTCCAAATGGGTCACTACGGCCAACAGGAACGGTGCTCGAGTTGCTTTCGAGCCCGTCTCTGCTGCCAAGTCTCGGGCCCTTTTCAAGAAGAGCCCCGAGATTGAAGCAGCCGTGGGGGAATCTGCATGCGTTCCAAACAACAGCGTGAACCTCGCCGCGCCAAATGAGTTCGAACTCGCGGCGATGTATGGTACTGCCCGGGAGAATGGCCTCTTTGACTCCTCCAACTGGTGGCAGATCGTTGATGCAATGGGCATGTCCTCGTCTGGGTCAAGAGAGCGGCTCGTCGCGATGACATCGGGTGCACTCGTCGATGCAGGCATACCGCAACAGAGCATACAGCTTCTTCCGTTCCTTCCGTGCATAATTACAAAACTGGGGGCCAGAGGAACACTACTAACACAGATGCTTAAGCCAGGAGATCCACGTCTTACTGATCCTGAGTACAGCCCTTATATTCTTTCTCGTGCTGCATCTACGGAGAAACTTATCGGCGGCGTGTACATGCGATTGTTTCCACCCGCTGCAGAAATAGCAGATGGGGCCATTGTCAGCGTCAATGGTGCAGGAGACACCCTACTTGGAGCTGTTATCGCTGGACTTGCTTCCGGGCGCAAAAGAGTTGAAGATGTGCTGCCCCTTGCGCAGGAGGCAAGTCTCTTGACTCTGAAAAGCCCGGGTGGTGTCAGCACAGAACTTGCACAGCTACAATCAAGATTCAAGGCTATTACTCCATAA